One stretch of Cohnella algarum DNA includes these proteins:
- a CDS encoding ABC transporter ATP-binding protein — MKPDLIRVEGLSKYYPMPRQGLRERPRFVKAVDGVSFQIREGETFGLVGESGCGKSTTGQMLVRLLERSGGDIYYRDRNVANLSGRQMKPFRRELQIVFQDPYASLNPKKPIGWILEEPLIIHRIGDKQTRKKIVDQTLERVGLDSSYLKRYPHELSGGQRQRVGIATALVLNPEFIVVDEAVSALDVSIQSQILNLLKELQRSFGLTYLFISHDLNVVQYMSDRIAVMYLGKIVEIFDVAETGGEPLHPYTRALFSAVPRIRERERERIVLKGDMPSPAHPPEGCAFHPRCPQATDRCRQSAPALRAHGTGRMVSCHLV, encoded by the coding sequence ATGAAGCCGGACCTCATTCGGGTGGAAGGGCTGTCCAAATATTATCCGATGCCGCGGCAGGGCTTAAGGGAGCGGCCGCGCTTCGTCAAAGCCGTGGACGGCGTGTCGTTCCAAATTCGCGAAGGGGAAACGTTCGGCCTGGTCGGGGAAAGCGGGTGCGGCAAGTCGACGACCGGCCAGATGCTCGTACGGCTGCTGGAACGTTCGGGAGGCGATATTTATTATCGGGACCGGAACGTTGCGAATTTGTCCGGACGGCAGATGAAGCCGTTTCGCCGCGAACTGCAAATCGTGTTTCAGGATCCGTACGCTTCCCTGAATCCGAAGAAGCCGATCGGCTGGATTCTCGAGGAGCCGTTGATCATTCACCGGATCGGGGACAAGCAGACGCGGAAAAAGATCGTCGACCAAACGCTGGAGCGCGTCGGTCTGGATTCGAGCTATCTGAAGCGGTACCCTCATGAGTTGAGCGGCGGTCAAAGACAGCGGGTCGGCATCGCCACCGCGCTCGTTCTGAATCCCGAATTCATCGTCGTCGACGAAGCGGTGTCCGCGCTGGACGTTTCCATCCAGTCGCAAATCCTGAATTTGCTCAAAGAGCTGCAGCGGTCGTTCGGTTTGACGTATCTGTTTATCTCGCATGACTTGAACGTCGTTCAATATATGAGCGACCGGATCGCGGTGATGTACCTGGGAAAAATCGTCGAGATTTTCGACGTCGCCGAAACGGGGGGCGAACCGCTTCATCCGTATACCCGGGCGCTGTTTTCGGCCGTTCCCCGCATCCGGGAGCGGGAGAGGGAACGAATCGTGCTGAAGGGAGATATGCCGAGTCCGGCCCATCCCCCGGAGGGATGCGCGTTTCACCCTCGCTGTCCGCAAGCGACCGACCGATGCAGGCAATCCGCTCCCGCGTTGCGAGCGCACGGAACGGGCCGGATGGTCAGCTGTCATTTGGTATAG
- a CDS encoding metallophosphoesterase, protein MRIGVISDLHVDLNEQAGEPSVEQALLEVVDESRLDALIIAGDISNDVRLSLKVLNGLRDASGIPVLFVPGNHDYWSKENGITDTWEIYGQFRTYDGCLSESPRALNEDWVVIGNSGWYDYTLGEDKYGFGDFEKMRTPDRTWQDSLYVDWGRSNRDIHRYFYEGLERELSEYRGKQVIMVTHMLTHPYFKVPMPHPQWGYFNAFLGSAEYAALYEKYGVRYGIMGHVHYRKRHAERGTEMICACLGYRREWKEADARREIRNCMQIIAIE, encoded by the coding sequence ATGCGCATCGGAGTCATATCGGATCTTCATGTCGATCTGAACGAACAGGCGGGAGAGCCGTCCGTCGAACAGGCGCTGCTGGAAGTCGTCGACGAAAGCCGGCTGGACGCCTTGATCATTGCCGGGGATATTTCGAACGATGTCCGCCTCAGCCTGAAGGTGTTGAACGGCTTGCGGGACGCGAGCGGCATCCCGGTTTTGTTCGTTCCCGGCAACCACGATTATTGGAGCAAAGAGAACGGAATAACGGACACGTGGGAAATATACGGGCAGTTTCGGACGTACGACGGATGCTTGAGCGAGTCGCCCCGGGCGCTGAACGAAGATTGGGTCGTCATCGGAAACTCCGGCTGGTACGATTATACGCTGGGCGAGGACAAGTACGGGTTTGGCGATTTCGAGAAAATGCGGACCCCGGACCGTACCTGGCAGGACAGCCTGTACGTCGACTGGGGAAGAAGCAACCGCGACATCCACCGGTACTTCTATGAAGGGCTGGAGCGGGAGCTTTCCGAATACCGGGGAAAACAGGTCATCATGGTGACGCATATGCTGACGCATCCCTATTTCAAGGTTCCGATGCCTCATCCGCAGTGGGGATACTTCAACGCGTTTTTGGGGAGCGCGGAGTATGCGGCGCTGTATGAGAAGTACGGCGTGCGCTACGGGATCATGGGCCATGTCCATTACCGGAAGCGGCATGCCGAGCGGGGGACGGAAATGATTTGCGCTTGCCTGGGATACCGCAGAGAATGGAAGGAAGCGGACGCGCGCCGGGAAATCCGGAACTGCATGCAAATCATTGCCATTGAATGA
- the queC gene encoding 7-cyano-7-deazaguanine synthase QueC, with translation MQQTETTSKAVVVFSGGQDSTTCLFWALERFAEVETVTFNYGQRHSLELECARSIARELGVKHHVLDMSLLHQLAPNALTRGDIAIERKEGELPSTFVDGRNLLFLSFAAVLAKQIGARHLVTGVCETDFSGYPDCRDVFIKSLNVTLNLAMDYSFVIDTPLMWLDKEQTWELADRLGAFEFVRDKTLTCYNGIVADGCGECPACELRRKGLERYSARSGREAAPR, from the coding sequence ATGCAACAAACCGAAACAACCTCGAAAGCGGTCGTCGTGTTCAGCGGCGGCCAGGACAGCACGACCTGTTTGTTTTGGGCGCTGGAACGCTTCGCGGAGGTGGAAACCGTCACCTTCAATTACGGCCAGCGCCACTCGCTCGAACTGGAATGCGCGCGTTCTATCGCGCGCGAGCTCGGCGTCAAGCACCATGTGCTGGATATGTCGCTGCTCCATCAGTTAGCGCCCAACGCGCTTACGCGCGGCGACATCGCGATCGAGCGCAAGGAAGGCGAACTGCCGTCCACGTTCGTCGACGGGCGGAACTTGCTGTTTCTCTCCTTCGCCGCCGTGCTGGCGAAGCAAATCGGGGCCCGGCATCTCGTCACGGGCGTTTGCGAGACGGATTTCAGCGGTTATCCGGACTGCCGGGACGTGTTTATCAAATCGCTGAACGTGACGTTAAACCTCGCGATGGACTATTCCTTCGTCATCGACACCCCGCTGATGTGGCTCGACAAGGAGCAAACGTGGGAGCTGGCCGACCGGCTCGGCGCCTTCGAATTCGTGCGCGACAAAACGCTGACCTGCTACAACGGCATTGTAGCCGACGGATGCGGCGAGTGTCCGGCATGCGAGCTGCGCCGCAAAGGGCTGGAGCGTTATTCGGCCCGCTCGGGAAGGGAGGCGGCGCCGCGATGA
- the queD gene encoding 6-carboxytetrahydropterin synthase QueD: protein MMQQIYPSVEHPYEYELNKDMQFAAAHYIPSEQAGKCRRLHGHTYFANITVAGDELDESGFLVNFADLKRLIHDRFDHAVLNDDAEWFGGDVPERFPTTEIVARTICEIVQRYLDDTVNRPRCVQVFLRETPTSYCVYRPKRKGGSHYG from the coding sequence ATGATGCAGCAAATCTATCCTTCCGTCGAGCATCCTTACGAATACGAGCTGAACAAGGATATGCAGTTCGCGGCCGCGCATTACATCCCGTCGGAGCAAGCCGGGAAATGCCGGCGGCTGCACGGCCACACGTATTTTGCCAACATTACGGTAGCGGGAGACGAGCTGGACGAATCCGGATTTCTCGTCAACTTCGCGGATTTGAAGCGCCTGATTCACGACCGGTTCGACCATGCGGTGCTGAACGACGACGCCGAATGGTTCGGCGGGGACGTGCCGGAGCGGTTTCCGACGACGGAAATCGTCGCCCGGACGATTTGCGAAATCGTGCAGCGTTATTTGGACGACACGGTCAACCGGCCCCGCTGCGTGCAGGTTTTTTTGCGGGAAACGCCGACCAGCTACTGCGTGTATCGGCCGAAGCGGAAAGGGGGAAGCCATTATGGCTGA